One window from the genome of Bradyrhizobium xenonodulans encodes:
- a CDS encoding rhomboid family intramembrane serine protease, which yields MDSPQNSPPQDPPHEVPAVVEEAPREPILTLPVALTAYILLLAVIHLRVLLPPELENWTIDVFGFIPKRYDSSLLNLQIPGGAGAKVWTFVTYSLLHANLTHLGFNVLWLLPFGSALARRFGAIRFFLFLAVTAAAGALAHLVTHEHAVAPMIGASASVSGAMAAAIRFAFVRGSFLSFSRSDADTAARVPALPLSRALRDGRVVGFLSVWFGVNIIFGVGAIGIDSETTSVAWQAHIGGFFAGLLLFALFDPVPRVRNDDAADASSRDVSDRI from the coding sequence TTGGATTCCCCGCAAAATTCTCCGCCGCAAGATCCTCCGCACGAGGTGCCGGCCGTCGTCGAGGAGGCCCCGCGCGAGCCGATCCTGACGCTGCCGGTGGCGCTGACGGCCTATATCCTGCTCCTGGCCGTGATTCATCTGCGGGTGCTGTTGCCGCCGGAGCTCGAGAACTGGACCATCGACGTCTTCGGCTTCATTCCGAAGCGCTACGATTCCTCGCTGCTCAATTTGCAGATCCCCGGCGGCGCCGGCGCCAAGGTCTGGACCTTCGTCACCTATTCGCTGCTCCATGCCAATCTGACCCATCTCGGCTTCAACGTGCTGTGGCTGCTGCCGTTCGGCAGCGCGCTGGCGCGGCGCTTCGGCGCCATCAGGTTCTTCCTGTTTCTCGCGGTGACGGCGGCGGCCGGCGCGCTCGCCCATCTCGTCACCCATGAGCATGCGGTGGCGCCGATGATCGGCGCCTCGGCCTCGGTGTCGGGCGCGATGGCAGCCGCAATCCGCTTTGCCTTCGTTCGCGGCAGCTTCCTGTCGTTCAGCCGATCGGACGCCGATACCGCCGCAAGGGTTCCGGCGCTGCCGCTGTCGCGCGCGCTCCGCGACGGGCGGGTGGTCGGCTTCCTCAGCGTCTGGTTCGGCGTCAACATCATCTTCGGCGTCGGGGCGATCGGCATCGATTCCGAAACCACCAGCGTCGCCTGGCAGGCGCATATCGGCGGCTTCTTCGCCGGCCTGTTGCTGTTCGCGCTGTTCGATCCCGTGCCGCGCGTGCGAAACGACGATGCTGCGGATGCGTCATCACGGGACGTTTCCGACCGAATTTGA
- a CDS encoding patatin-like phospholipase family protein, protein MLDILKGRGANGSNGEKVGLGATRRPVIGLALGGGAARGFAHIGIIRTLVANGIVPDVVVGTSIGAVVGGLYAAGRLDTLEEWGRSLQGMRNILGYLDIRLNGSGLIGGEKLATRLEAACGQTLIEDLPIKFAAVATEVRTGHEIWLTRGRAVDAMRASYALPGIFSPVLIGDRWLVDGALVNPVPVSAARALGAEIVIAANLSSDIFTYSTTIHSHGAVPEPDVPVAEEPTSKRLFPRFFSPEKTVKREFFGGGGSRPGLSSVMVDAFNIMQDRITRARLAGDPPDLLITPRVGQFGWFDFHRGEDLIAHGTRAAERALESIREAIEVLAPAPAGNAPKAESSADE, encoded by the coding sequence GTGTTGGACATATTGAAGGGACGGGGCGCGAACGGCTCGAATGGCGAGAAGGTCGGCCTCGGCGCCACGCGCCGGCCAGTCATTGGCCTTGCCCTCGGCGGCGGCGCCGCCCGCGGCTTCGCCCATATCGGCATTATCAGGACCCTGGTCGCCAATGGCATCGTGCCCGATGTCGTGGTCGGCACCTCGATCGGCGCCGTGGTCGGCGGCCTCTATGCGGCCGGCCGGCTCGACACGCTGGAGGAGTGGGGCCGCAGCCTGCAAGGGATGCGCAACATCCTCGGCTATCTCGACATCCGCCTCAACGGCTCCGGCCTGATCGGCGGCGAGAAGCTGGCGACCCGGCTCGAGGCCGCCTGCGGCCAGACCCTGATCGAGGATCTCCCGATCAAGTTCGCCGCCGTCGCGACCGAGGTCCGCACCGGCCACGAGATCTGGTTGACGCGCGGCCGCGCAGTCGACGCCATGCGCGCCTCCTACGCGCTGCCCGGCATCTTCTCTCCCGTCCTGATCGGCGACCGCTGGCTGGTCGACGGCGCGCTGGTGAACCCGGTGCCGGTCTCGGCCGCGCGGGCGCTCGGCGCCGAAATCGTCATCGCCGCAAATCTTTCCAGCGACATCTTCACCTATTCCACCACCATCCATTCGCACGGCGCGGTGCCTGAACCGGACGTCCCCGTGGCCGAAGAGCCGACGTCCAAGCGACTCTTTCCGAGATTCTTCTCGCCTGAGAAGACGGTGAAGCGCGAGTTCTTCGGCGGAGGCGGCAGCCGGCCCGGCCTCTCCTCGGTGATGGTCGACGCCTTCAACATCATGCAGGACCGCATCACCCGCGCCCGCCTCGCCGGCGATCCGCCTGATCTCCTGATCACGCCGCGGGTCGGCCAGTTCGGCTGGTTCGACTTCCATCGCGGCGAGGACCTGATCGCGCACGGCACCCGCGCCGCCGAGCGCGCGCTGGAGTCGATCCGGGAGGCGATCGAGGTGCTCGCGCCGGCGCCGGCGGGCAACGCACCCAAAGCGGAATCCAGCGCTGACGAGTGA
- a CDS encoding Crp/Fnr family transcriptional regulator codes for MMEHATRVGNRLLAALPPADFALLAPHLRKVPLLHDAVLVRSGDRIEHLYFPCSGAIALIMELPNGQTAATAVIGNDGAVGLMTALAPVRSPMTAVVRVAGTALQISPARFHTALERSPAVASVVQILSRALLTQFQHVAACNALHSVEARLARWLLHIHDRAEGGGDVLPLTQETLSELLGVRRTTVTHVVSALRTSRALKSSRRGQLEIDRRRLEVVACECYKVMSRRIDRIVSQDAVRLLHAAPARNGCPPPAFPFAKTDS; via the coding sequence GTGATGGAGCACGCGACCAGAGTTGGTAATCGCCTGTTAGCTGCGTTACCGCCGGCCGACTTCGCCTTGCTTGCACCGCATCTGCGGAAAGTGCCTCTTCTACACGACGCAGTCCTGGTCCGGTCGGGCGACCGGATCGAACATCTTTACTTCCCCTGCAGCGGCGCGATCGCCCTCATCATGGAGCTGCCGAACGGACAGACGGCTGCAACCGCCGTCATCGGCAACGACGGCGCCGTCGGTCTCATGACGGCGCTCGCCCCCGTCCGCTCGCCCATGACAGCGGTTGTCCGCGTCGCCGGCACCGCACTTCAGATCTCGCCCGCGCGATTTCACACGGCGCTTGAACGCAGTCCCGCCGTCGCAAGCGTGGTTCAAATTCTCAGCCGGGCGCTGCTCACGCAATTCCAGCACGTCGCTGCCTGCAATGCGCTCCACTCCGTCGAAGCGCGCCTCGCGCGCTGGCTGCTTCATATTCACGATCGGGCCGAGGGCGGCGGTGACGTGCTGCCCCTGACGCAAGAGACGCTGTCCGAACTGCTCGGTGTCCGGCGCACCACCGTCACGCACGTCGTGAGCGCACTTCGCACGTCAAGGGCGCTGAAATCCAGTCGGCGCGGCCAACTCGAGATCGACAGGCGGCGGCTCGAGGTCGTCGCCTGCGAGTGCTACAAGGTGATGAGCCGCAGGATCGATCGGATCGTTTCGCAGGATGCCGTCAGGCTGCTTCACGCCGCGCCGGCACGAAACGGCTGCCCGCCCCCGGCCTTCCCGTTCGCCAAGACGGATTCGTAG
- a CDS encoding PAS domain-containing protein, with translation MKHPSSRAFFAYWDKKRGTARAPDRADIDPAAVRGLLGDIFVLSCEPNLGFPFRVAGTRVCALAGLDLKDASFAALFDEASRSEIEEITAIVADETLGAIAGVTAAREDGSKAHLELLLLPFNARPHTPVSVTGVLAPFDDECGALGSFTLTSWRYLHQPEKLLPRAIRKLQIARGLMVYEGLR, from the coding sequence ATGAAACATCCGTCGAGCCGCGCGTTCTTCGCGTATTGGGACAAGAAGCGCGGCACTGCGCGGGCCCCTGACCGGGCCGACATCGACCCGGCCGCCGTCCGCGGACTGCTCGGTGATATCTTCGTGCTGTCCTGCGAACCCAATCTCGGCTTCCCCTTCCGCGTCGCCGGCACGCGCGTCTGCGCGCTGGCAGGGCTCGACCTCAAGGATGCGAGCTTCGCGGCGCTGTTCGACGAGGCCAGCCGCAGCGAGATCGAGGAGATCACGGCCATCGTCGCCGACGAGACGCTGGGTGCGATCGCCGGCGTCACCGCGGCGCGCGAAGACGGCAGCAAGGCGCATCTCGAGCTGCTGCTGCTGCCCTTCAATGCCCGACCCCACACGCCGGTGAGCGTGACAGGCGTGCTCGCGCCGTTCGACGACGAATGCGGCGCGCTTGGAAGCTTCACCCTCACCTCCTGGCGCTATCTGCACCAGCCGGAGAAACTGCTGCCGCGCGCGATCCGCAAATTGCAGATCGCACGCGGGCTGATGGTGTATGAGGGGCTGAGGTAG
- a CDS encoding CBS domain-containing protein, which produces MTVRSILNTKGHQIMSVEPDAKLAAAVKLLGEKKIGAVLVMNQSRLEGILSERDIVRVIGERGAGALEEPVSQVMTRKVVTCKETDTVAELMEMMTTGKFRHLPVIDGGKVVGLISIGDIVKRRVQEYESEQEALRDYIKTA; this is translated from the coding sequence ATGACGGTACGTTCCATTCTCAACACCAAGGGCCACCAGATCATGAGCGTCGAGCCGGACGCGAAACTGGCTGCCGCGGTCAAGCTGCTCGGCGAGAAGAAGATCGGCGCGGTGCTGGTGATGAACCAGAGCCGGCTGGAAGGCATCCTGTCCGAGCGCGACATCGTGCGGGTGATCGGCGAGCGCGGCGCCGGCGCGCTGGAGGAGCCGGTCTCTCAGGTCATGACCCGCAAGGTCGTGACCTGCAAGGAAACCGACACGGTCGCCGAGCTCATGGAGATGATGACCACCGGCAAGTTCCGCCATCTGCCCGTGATCGACGGCGGCAAGGTGGTCGGCCTGATCTCGATCGGCGATATCGTCAAGCGCCGCGTTCAGGAATACGAGTCCGAGCAGGAAGCCCTGCGCGACTACATCAAGACGGCCTGA
- a CDS encoding phasin has protein sequence MNDANVKAETNATALSGTANGGAKLKFDMPFFNMQTIFGDLAEQGAARAKANFEQMKAASEEISEALREACATNATRAADYGTKVIEISNINSSSALEFLSHLADARSFADVVNLSTTHARKTFEAASGQNRELWDLAQKVATETAEPIKKSFNRVLHRAA, from the coding sequence ATGAATGATGCCAATGTGAAAGCCGAGACGAATGCCACTGCGCTGAGCGGGACGGCGAACGGTGGTGCAAAGCTCAAGTTCGATATGCCATTTTTCAACATGCAGACGATCTTCGGCGATCTCGCCGAGCAAGGCGCCGCGCGGGCCAAGGCAAATTTCGAGCAGATGAAGGCGGCTTCCGAGGAGATCAGCGAAGCTCTCCGCGAGGCCTGTGCGACCAATGCGACGCGTGCCGCCGATTACGGCACCAAGGTCATCGAAATATCAAACATCAATTCCAGCTCCGCGCTCGAATTCCTGTCCCATCTCGCGGATGCGAGGTCGTTTGCGGATGTCGTGAACCTCTCCACCACCCACGCCCGCAAGACCTTTGAAGCGGCTTCCGGTCAAAACCGGGAGCTTTGGGACCTTGCCCAGAAGGTCGCGACCGAGACGGCCGAGCCGATCAAGAAGAGCTTCAACCGGGTTCTGCATAGGGCTGCTTGA